The region TATCGGCATTTTCTTTTCCATAGACATTTTGCTGTTACGGTCGTGCATCTCCACTTCATCGGAAAAGATCCCCAGACTTGCAGACCGGAATGCATAATAAATGCTGGTAACGAATATAATTGCCATCTCAGTATAAAGCCGATCCGGTCCAGATCCATACAAATATATTTTTATCGCCCCTGATATTATGCATAGTGCAATGACAAGGATATATATCTCCCTGAAAATTTTATTCTGAAGATTGGTGACCCGCTCATCTTTCATGTTGTTTTTACGAAAAAAACCCATATCGTGTTCCTCCATTCCTGATGCGTAGGTTTATTATATGTCATCCGATGGCATTTTGCAATATATATATTGCATTTTAATAAAAATAATTGTCACACGCTGGGTTGTCTGGCCTTATACAGCGGGGTTAGGCTTAGATACAGCGCCTTTTGGGCTTTATACAGCGGCTTAGGGTCAATATACAGCGCGATTGGGCTTTTATACAGCGCATACGGGCTTTTGTACAGCGCGGTATCTTTTTATAGTTTTCTACCGCAAAAGTAAGGTGGTTCTTAAGAGGTGTGGTTATAAAATATATATCCGTTTATTTTTATCCCCGATGAAACGATATTGTCCCCTCATCAATAATCTTTTTATTTGATGCTGAGAGTTTACTATTAAAAATTCCCTCGCTTCACGATTTGTGATTCTATCTCCGATCAACAGCTTCCGATCAGACAACGAAAGAAGGTGTGCATCTCTGGATGAAAAGTTGCAGCTGCTACAATGCCAATTTCCGTTATCCAGAACCATTGGAACTGCATTGCAGTTTGGACAGATCACCCCTCGTATCAGCTCATCTTTTTCAACATGAAATTTGTTTAATACATCAATATCAGGATCGGTATGCTTCTCTAAGATGAGTGAACTCAACTTGTTTATGCCACTTTTATCAACAACTAGAGTTTGAAATTGACTGTTTAATCTTTGGATATTGAAATGAAGGAGGTTACTGTGTATCACTGTTTCCGGGATGGGACGGTGCGGGTACATCGGCTTGATTATTGTGGAAGGAAAACTGATGACAACGAAATAAAGAATTGGAATTTGAGGAAAATCGTGCTCATTTAACCATTTCCTTAAGCGGTGGGCTTGTAGTTTAACTTGAGGTATGGGGTTTGGGAGTCCTTCTTCCACCCCGGAATCGCCTATACGGATTACCTGTTTGTCTTCATCAAATAACAATATACCGTACCAATTTTTGGACTCAAGTAACAGGATATAACATTGCGAGAGGAGTAACACATCGATTTCAAAGAAATTACTGTTGGAGTCTTCCAATCTGGGGTTATGGAGGATACCGTAATCCGTTTCGGGGAGTAGACCGAGTGGAAATGTCAATGCCTGCTCCCCCCTGAAACCAGTCAACTCGTTTCTGAGTTTGTTTCCAATCCTTTCTTTCTGAGGATGCAATTCGCTGACTCGTCTATCCAGTGCCTCAAGCTGATAAATATATCGGGATTTTACCAGTGGTTTCAATATCAAAACTACCACTACCTTTCTATGTTTTTTACTATAATACTATATTTCTGTGAGAAAGTGGAATTATTGTGACTGTAGGCGGGGATGGCAAGGTGAAATTTTCAAACAACATCACCCGCGTCAAGCGGGTATGTAAGATGATGCGTTGAACATTTTCCTCGACGGCATGCAGGAGGGCATCGGCGGATCCCATGTTGTATCGGCAGTTTTGCCAGTTTTATCAGTGGGTTCCGCACTTTCATCAGCGGCCTTGCCCGTTTTATCAGCGGGGTCCGCACTTTTATCAGCGGCTTTGCCCGTTTTATCAGCGGGATCATGTCACAATAGAAATACTGTGCAGCAAAATATTTATGCAGACAAATTTGCCCGCTGTTGTGAATTTGTCAGACCAATCCCCATTCTTTTCACCCCCAAATCTTTACTTAAAGCGCTGTTTAGCGTACTATTTATTATAATAAAATTTCCATAATTGTGATTAGTACGACGGAAGAAGGTGAGATGATGAATCTTACATATTTTCTATTTTTCCTGTGTATTATCGTGTGTACGCTGATCATTACCTATTGGGCGGCGAAGCAGAGTAATACTGCGAATCAGTTTTATATAGCGGCGGGGAGTCTGACCGGGATTCAAAACGGGATGGCGATTGCCGGTGATTATATTAGTGCAGCATCGTTTTTGGGAATGGTTGGGACAATTGCGATTAGTGGCTTTGATGGTTTGCTCTATGCAACCGGATTTCTCGTTTCCTACTTGATTGTTCTATTTTTTATTGCCGAGCCGGTCCATCATCTTGGCAACTATTCGCTTGGAGATGTTGTTTGCTCGCGTTTTCCGAGTTACCGGATGCGGTGGATGATGGCGATTGGGACATTTATTATTTCTATTCTCTATATTATTCCGCAGCTGGTAGCAGCCGGATTGTTAATTCGTCTGCTGCTGGATATTGAATATTCAACGTCAGTACTTGTAATCGGGAGCCTGATGACGGTTTACGTTGTGTTCGGCGGAATGTTTGCCACGTCCTGGGTACAGATTGTCAAAACAGTAGTGCTTTTGTCCGGGACCTTTCTGCTTTCATTAATTGTATTTGCCCAATTCGACTGGGATATCGGTCAATTGACGGAAGCAGTCAAACAAGGCACACCTCTCAGAGAGAATTTTTTCCTGCCAGGCAATTTGCTAAAAAATCCGTTGGAGGCAATTTCCCTGCAGCTGGCCCTTATTCTTGGGACCGCGGGATTGCCGCATATTCTAATTCGTTTCTTCACTGTCCGGAATACAAAAGAAGTGCGCAAATCGTTATTGACCGCGAGCGGGATTATTGGTGCTTTCTATCTGATCACGCTCATCCTTGGGCTCGGAACGGTTGCATTAATCGGCTACCACGAGCTTGTTGCAGTTGATCCGACCGGGAATCTGGCAGCACCTTTGCTGGCGGAAACACTTGGTGGTGACTTTTTAATGGCATTTATTGCAGCCATTTCGTTTACAACAATTGTTGCTGTCGTTGCCGGTTTGGTCATCTCGGCAACAACTGCCTTTTCCCATGACCTTTACTACCATATTATTAAAAAAGAGCAGACAAGCGAAAAAAATCAGGTGCGCGCAGCCAAATGGACGGCTTTTTTCGTCGGACTGGTTTCCACCTTATTTGCGCTTGGATTGAAAAATATCAACGTTACGTTTCTTGTCTCGTTAACGTTTACGGTGGCGGCATCAAGTAATTTGCCGGTGCTGCTGTTTACGATTTATTGGAAACGGTTTAATCAGACCGGAGCGATCGCCGGAATGGTTGCCGGAATGACTGCGTCGCTTATGCTGCTTATGTTCGGCCCGCACATCATGAACCCGGATGGTGGATGGATTTCCAATGAACCGCTTTTTCCATTGCAAAACCCGGGAATCATTGCCATCCCAATTGGTTTTCTCGGTGCAGTACTGGGATCTTTAATCAGCAAAAATACGGAACAAAGCTACCGGGAGTTCAGACAGTTTTATATCAAAGCGCAAACCGGAATCAGCACAAAGGATGAAGCATCATGACATACTTGACAATTGTTTTATTTGAACGGCTCGGCCTTTTGCTCGTCATTGCATTTGTATTGACACGCATTCCAGGTTTTCGCTCATTGTTATACAGAGAGTACAGCAAAATGATGTCGCTGGTGCACATTTGTGTATTCGGCCTGTTTGGCATCACCGGCACAATCACCGGGGTAGTAATCATCGGTGATTCCACCGTCATTCGTGAATTTGTCTGGTCGATTGAGGAAGGGCAGATGGTTGTCAGCCTGAGTCTTGTTGCCATCGTCATTGCCGGGCTGCTTGGCGGTCCAATTGTCGGGCTTGGCGCAGGAATCATTGCGGGTGCACACCTGTTTTATCTCGGTGGAATTGGCGTGATGGCAAATGCGCTCGTCAATCCGCTCACCGGTCTTCTGGCGGGGTGGACGGCACGATTTTTTTCACAGGAACGGGTTATTTCGCCACTGAAAGCCTTGTTCATTGGTATTTTTCCTCCTGTTTTACACATGCAGCTGCTGTTAATCTTTGAACCCGATCAGGAAAATATGATTGCGATTGTAAACGCCATCGGGCTGCCGCTTGTGCTCTCAAATGCCATTGCGATCGCTATTTTCACGGCGATGATCGGCATCGCATTGCGTGAACAGGAAAACGAGGCTGCCCTGGCGACGAAGCAAGCGTTGACAATTGCCGAGGAAGCACTTCCTTTTCTAAAGAAAGATTCACAACAAGAAATGGCTGACAGCATTGCTGAATTGCTCTATAGCCGGCTGAAACTGGCAGCTGTTTCGGTAACGGATCAGAAAGAAGTATTGGCACATAAAGGACTCGGGGCGGACCACCATCGTCCAGGTAACCGTCTGATTACGTCCCTTTCACATGAGGCCCTTACCTCCAAACAGATGCAGATCGCCTATTCACACACGGAGATAGACTGTAAAACAGATAACTGTCCATTGCAGTCTGCAATCATCATTCCGATCATGGATGCAAACAATGCAACCGGATTGATTAAATTTTATTTTAAAAAAGCACAGCATATCCGCCCCGTGGAAATCATGTTGGCACAAGGGCTTGGACAGCTGATCTCCAACCAGTTGAACACGATTGCCACCGAAAAGCTGAGAACGCATATGCGGGATACGGAACTCCGAAACCTGCAGGCGCAAATTAACCCGCACTTCCTGTTTAATACACTGCATCTGATCGCGGCGTTATTCAGAAAGGATCCGGAAAAGGCACGGCACATAACTGTTCAGCTGGCCCAATTTATGAGGTTCAACATTGGTCTTGTTTCAGAATCACTCGTCACGATGGAGAAGGAGTGTGAACATGTCAATGCTTATATTGCCATTATCCAGACACGGTTTTCCAGCCAAATGGAAATTTCCTTTTCAGCGGCAGAAGACATTTCACACGTTCAAATTCCGCCATCGACCATTCAGCCACTGGTTGAAAACAGTGTACAGCACGGACTTCGGAACATCACTTCGGGTGGAAAAGTAACCGTGTCCATTGAAAAAGCCGAAAACTCACTTCAAATAGTTGTCAGAGACAACGGGATTGGTTTTCCGGAAGAAATTTTGCTGCTGGGCGGGCAAACCTCATTGAAGAGCCGGAAAAATAAAGGGGCGGGCTTATACAATGTAAACCAGCGGCTGATCAGCTTGCTTGGTGAAGAGGCAAAACTCCGTATCCGAAATCTGAAAAATGGCGGCAGTGAAGTTGCATTAACGATCCCAAATCAGGATGTCAGGAAAGGTTGATTATAAAATGAAGAATTTGCATGCGATGATAGCAGAAGATGAACAGTTGGCCCGGGAGGAACTTTCCTATTTACTGGACAAAGAACCGGACGTGACTGTCTGCCCCAGTGCCCAAACAGGCGAACAGTTAATTAACTTATACGTGAAGCATGAACCGGATATCATTTTCCTGGACGTACAAATGCCCGGCATATCCGGGGTTGAAGCCGCCAAAAAGATAGCAGACCTTGCCTATATCCAAAAGCCGTTATTTATTTTCACAACGGCGTTTGATACGTACGCCGTCGACGCCTTTGAAGTCGAGGCAGTGGATTACCTGTTAAAGCCATATGATGAATCCCGCTTCCAGAAAACAATGAAGCGTGTCCGGAAAATGATAGCTCAACTGGACGGAACGATGGAGCAAGACATGCCAGAAAAAGAGCCCTCACCAGGCGGAAAACTGCTCATCGATGATGGTGAGCGTATGGTTGTGATTTCTCCGGAGTCCATTTATTATGCTGTTCCGTCAAAACGGGTGCTTGAAATTCACACCAAGGATGATGTCATCGAAAGCAGGATGACATTAAATGAACTGGAGAATAAGCTTAAGGGGGAATCCTTTTTCCGAACACATCGCAGCTACCTGGTCAATCTGGATTATATTCGGGAAATCACTCCCTGGTTTAACGGCACGAGCAACATCACACTTACAGATCATAACCACACAACGATACCGGTCAGTCGGGCTGCCAGAAAGGTCTTGCTTGAAATTTTTAAAACATAACCATTAATCCTTAAATTTATACAATTCAAACACCAGATGCGACCGTTTAGCCGAAAACACACTGCCAGCTTCTTTATTCACGTATACTAAATAGAAAGCGTTTTCATTTGGTGGTGATTCATGTAAAAAAGGAACTACAACCTAGTATTTCTGTTGGGCAGCCGGAAAACAAATCATATTCATTTTAAAAGGGAGGGGATTTTTTTGAGTAAAGAAACGCATTACAAACAAAACGTCATCTCGAGTGAACAGATAGATTTTGAAAAGGTGGAGCAAAGTGACAAGTTCAAAAAGCTCATGCAGGACAGAAAGAAATTTATCGTACCAATGACCGTCTTTTTTCTCGTCTTTTATTTTTTACTTCCGATTTTAACGTCCTATACAACATTCCTGAACACACCGGTAATCGGTGACATTTCCTGGGTATGGCTGTTTGCCGTCGCACAATTTGTGATGACATGGGTATTGTGCACCGTTTATGTAAAAAAAGCAGCAACTTTTGATAAACAGGCAGATGAAATTATCGATGAACAGCTTAAGCGAGAGGGGCGTGCTTCATGAATACAACAGTAGTCGTCCTGTTTTTGGCAATTGTTATTCTGACACTTTTAATTACGTATTGGGCTGCAAAACAAACACAGACAACGACCGACTTCTATACTGCCGGTGGTGGACTGAAAGGCTGGCAGAACGGGGTCGCAATAGCGGGCGATTATTTATCTGCAGCATCTTTCCTGGGAATCGCCGGGGCGATTGCACTTTACGGCTTTGACGGATTCTTTTACAGCATCGGCTTTCTGATCGCCTATCTGGTCGTGTTGTTTCTCGTTGCCGAACCATTGCGTAACCTTGGAAAATATACGCTTGCCGATATGCTGAAGGCTCGGTTTGATGCCAAAAAAGTTCGCGGAACTGCCGCATTAAGCACCATCACGATTTCTGTCTTTTACATGATTGCTCAGCTTGTTGGGGCAGGCGCGCTAATCCAGCTGTTATTTGATATACCATATTGGATTGCTGTTCTGATTGTTGGTGTCATGATGACCATCTATGTTCTGTTCGGCGGGATGATTGCGACAAGCTGGGTACAGATTGTCAAAGCAGTTCTGCTCATGGCCGGAATGGTTATTATCTCGTTCCTCGTATTAATGAAGTTCAATTTTAATATCGGATATATGTTCAGCGAAGTTAAAACAGTTACAAGTAATGGTGCTGATTATTTGAAACCAGGATTAAAATATACTGATCCATTGGGTACCATTTCGCTGATGATTGCGCTTGTACTCGGAACTGCCGGTTTGCCGCATATCCTGATGCGCTTTTTTACCGTTAAAGACGCGAAAACAGCAAGAAGTTCCGTCATTACTGCAACATGGGTCATTGGTATTTTCTATATACTTACATTATTTCTCGGCTTTGGAGCGGCCGCGTTTGTCGGGGAGGCGAACATTCTGGCGGCAAACCCGGGCGGTAACATGGCTGCGCCACTGCTTGCACAAGCACTTGGCGGCGACATATTGTTCGCGTTCATTTCGGCGGTTGCATTTGCTACCATACTGGCAGTTGTGGCCGGGCTGGTACTTTCCGGCGCATCAGCCTTCGCACATGATCTGTACGGACAGATTATAAAAAAAGGCAAGGCTTCAGATAAAGAGCAAATGATGGCAGCAAAATATGCTTCACTTGCAGTATCTGTATTGGCAATCATCCTGGCACTGTTCGCACAATATTTAAATGTGGCATTTCTGGTATCACTGGCTTTCTGTATCGCAGCAAGCGCCAATCTGCCAGTCATTCTGTATACCGTGTACTGGAAAAAATTCAACACATCTGGCGCTGTCACTGCAATGCTGACCGGTTTATTCTCGGCATTGATCCTTGTATCCATCAGCCCGAGCGTATTCTCTCCGGTTGAAGGCGCAGCACTATTTACCGGTGACCCGCTCTTCCCGTTGTCAAATCCGGCATTGGTATCTGTACCGCTGGGATTCCTCGGTGGATATCTCGGAACCGTTTTATCCAAAGAAGCAAACTCAAAACGTTATGCCAAAGTAAAGGTAAAAGCGAATACAGGCTTTCGGGAAGCGGAGTAGGAAAAACACATTGAGGCTGGGACAAATCAAAAAATGTAATACAAAAAACGAACAATATTAGAGCCTAGCGGAGGAAATATACGTAGACTCCTGCGGGAGGACAGGCCTAGATGAGACCCCGCAGTGCGTAAGCACGAGGAGGGCTCAACAGCCGCCCGCGGAAAGCGAAGTATATTTCCGGAGCGGCTGAGTCCACCATTTAATTCGTTTTTTCTTTTGATAAATCACTTTTTGTCCCAGCCTCTTTTTTTGTTTATGAAATTTTCTGCAGCAATCCTTCCGCAAACTGCTTGCACGTTTCAATATCTTTATTATCCGGCTCAAGTTCAATTTTCAGCTTGTCACCATATAATGCCGCACCGCGTTCTGAAACCTTATTCGCAATGGTTTCAAGTGCTGCACCGTATACCGGATAGAAAGAATCACACGATCCGAACACACCAATCAATTTTCCGCTCAGGTTCACATTATCCAGCTCATCATAAAAATCTTCCACTTCAAATGGCAAATCATCGTCCCACGTATAAGAACCAATCAAAATTCCATCATACGCAAGCATATCCTGTACACTGTCGAGCGGTTCAAAATCAAATGACTTTAGATCTGCTTCATGTCCGAGTTCACGGATATGATCACACATCGCTTCTGCCATCATCTCGGTACTTCCGGTCATACTTGCATATATAACTAAAACTTTTGTCATTAACAAACATCTCCCCTGAATCATGAGTACATCTATATTATACGTTGAAATGAGAATGATTTTCAATTATACAATACTCCATTTCATGAATGTTTTTTGAAACCAAATCCACTTACTAAAAAATACACAACAAAATTGCATTGCCATGGGAAATTTGGTAATGTTAAATACCGTAATTATGTCTAAAATTTTTATTGGGGGCATCATGAAAAACATCTCGAAAGTATTTTACATTACACTGTTTCTGGTAGTAATTGCGGTTACGCTTGGGGTCGCATTCCCGGAAAAGTTTGAAACATTAACCGGAAACATCAAAGCCTTTGTCGCAACATCATTCGGGTGGTACTATATGCTGTTACTATCCGCCCTGGTTATCATCGCAATTTTTGTTGCAATCAGTCCATATGGCAGAATCCGATTAGGCAAAGACCACGAAAAGCCTGATTTCTCAACAGGTTCATGGGTTGCCATGCTTTTCTCTGCAGGAATGGGTATTGGCCTGGTGTTTTATGGTGCTGCCGAACCTCTCTTTCATTACATGTCCAACGCACCACTGGCAGAAGAAGGATCGAATAAGGCATTCAAGCAAGGGCTGTCTTACGCCTATTTCCACTGGGGGCTGCATGTTTGGGCAATGTATGGCGTTACGGCACTTTCATTAGCTTTCTTCCAATTCCGAAAAGATGAACCCGGGCTTATCTCCGCAACATTGAAACCGCTGTTCGGTGAAAAAATGAACGGGCCGCTCGGTGTGCTCATTGATGTATTGGCAGTTTTTGCGACTGTATTCGGTGTTGCAACATCGCTTGGTTTTGGCGCCGTACAAATCAATGGCGGACTGTCACATTTATTTGGTTTTGAAGTAGGATTTACATCACAATTTTTCATTATCGCCATCGTGACCATTTTGTTTTTGA is a window of Virgibacillus ihumii DNA encoding:
- a CDS encoding DUF6773 family protein, producing the protein MGFFRKNNMKDERVTNLQNKIFREIYILVIALCIISGAIKIYLYGSGPDRLYTEMAIIFVTSIYYAFRSASLGIFSDEVEMHDRNSKMSMEKKMPIKGLLFGVAIALFFGTRSAILYGEKTGTPIFTFFLVMFVSLIIYVPFFILALVISHSVMKKRSDKAVEKQLDDMDDEDGGSDEKY
- a CDS encoding nuclease-related domain-containing protein, which encodes MKPLVKSRYIYQLEALDRRVSELHPQKERIGNKLRNELTGFRGEQALTFPLGLLPETDYGILHNPRLEDSNSNFFEIDVLLLSQCYILLLESKNWYGILLFDEDKQVIRIGDSGVEEGLPNPIPQVKLQAHRLRKWLNEHDFPQIPILYFVVISFPSTIIKPMYPHRPIPETVIHSNLLHFNIQRLNSQFQTLVVDKSGINKLSSLILEKHTDPDIDVLNKFHVEKDELIRGVICPNCNAVPMVLDNGNWHCSSCNFSSRDAHLLSLSDRKLLIGDRITNREAREFLIVNSQHQIKRLLMRGQYRFIGDKNKRIYIL
- a CDS encoding solute symporter family protein; this translates as MNLTYFLFFLCIIVCTLIITYWAAKQSNTANQFYIAAGSLTGIQNGMAIAGDYISAASFLGMVGTIAISGFDGLLYATGFLVSYLIVLFFIAEPVHHLGNYSLGDVVCSRFPSYRMRWMMAIGTFIISILYIIPQLVAAGLLIRLLLDIEYSTSVLVIGSLMTVYVVFGGMFATSWVQIVKTVVLLSGTFLLSLIVFAQFDWDIGQLTEAVKQGTPLRENFFLPGNLLKNPLEAISLQLALILGTAGLPHILIRFFTVRNTKEVRKSLLTASGIIGAFYLITLILGLGTVALIGYHELVAVDPTGNLAAPLLAETLGGDFLMAFIAAISFTTIVAVVAGLVISATTAFSHDLYYHIIKKEQTSEKNQVRAAKWTAFFVGLVSTLFALGLKNINVTFLVSLTFTVAASSNLPVLLFTIYWKRFNQTGAIAGMVAGMTASLMLLMFGPHIMNPDGGWISNEPLFPLQNPGIIAIPIGFLGAVLGSLISKNTEQSYREFRQFYIKAQTGISTKDEAS
- a CDS encoding LytS/YhcK type 5TM receptor domain-containing protein yields the protein MTYLTIVLFERLGLLLVIAFVLTRIPGFRSLLYREYSKMMSLVHICVFGLFGITGTITGVVIIGDSTVIREFVWSIEEGQMVVSLSLVAIVIAGLLGGPIVGLGAGIIAGAHLFYLGGIGVMANALVNPLTGLLAGWTARFFSQERVISPLKALFIGIFPPVLHMQLLLIFEPDQENMIAIVNAIGLPLVLSNAIAIAIFTAMIGIALREQENEAALATKQALTIAEEALPFLKKDSQQEMADSIAELLYSRLKLAAVSVTDQKEVLAHKGLGADHHRPGNRLITSLSHEALTSKQMQIAYSHTEIDCKTDNCPLQSAIIIPIMDANNATGLIKFYFKKAQHIRPVEIMLAQGLGQLISNQLNTIATEKLRTHMRDTELRNLQAQINPHFLFNTLHLIAALFRKDPEKARHITVQLAQFMRFNIGLVSESLVTMEKECEHVNAYIAIIQTRFSSQMEISFSAAEDISHVQIPPSTIQPLVENSVQHGLRNITSGGKVTVSIEKAENSLQIVVRDNGIGFPEEILLLGGQTSLKSRKNKGAGLYNVNQRLISLLGEEAKLRIRNLKNGGSEVALTIPNQDVRKG
- a CDS encoding LytR/AlgR family response regulator transcription factor; the protein is MKNLHAMIAEDEQLAREELSYLLDKEPDVTVCPSAQTGEQLINLYVKHEPDIIFLDVQMPGISGVEAAKKIADLAYIQKPLFIFTTAFDTYAVDAFEVEAVDYLLKPYDESRFQKTMKRVRKMIAQLDGTMEQDMPEKEPSPGGKLLIDDGERMVVISPESIYYAVPSKRVLEIHTKDDVIESRMTLNELENKLKGESFFRTHRSYLVNLDYIREITPWFNGTSNITLTDHNHTTIPVSRAARKVLLEIFKT
- a CDS encoding DUF485 domain-containing protein encodes the protein MSKETHYKQNVISSEQIDFEKVEQSDKFKKLMQDRKKFIVPMTVFFLVFYFLLPILTSYTTFLNTPVIGDISWVWLFAVAQFVMTWVLCTVYVKKAATFDKQADEIIDEQLKREGRAS
- a CDS encoding solute symporter family protein, with amino-acid sequence MNTTVVVLFLAIVILTLLITYWAAKQTQTTTDFYTAGGGLKGWQNGVAIAGDYLSAASFLGIAGAIALYGFDGFFYSIGFLIAYLVVLFLVAEPLRNLGKYTLADMLKARFDAKKVRGTAALSTITISVFYMIAQLVGAGALIQLLFDIPYWIAVLIVGVMMTIYVLFGGMIATSWVQIVKAVLLMAGMVIISFLVLMKFNFNIGYMFSEVKTVTSNGADYLKPGLKYTDPLGTISLMIALVLGTAGLPHILMRFFTVKDAKTARSSVITATWVIGIFYILTLFLGFGAAAFVGEANILAANPGGNMAAPLLAQALGGDILFAFISAVAFATILAVVAGLVLSGASAFAHDLYGQIIKKGKASDKEQMMAAKYASLAVSVLAIILALFAQYLNVAFLVSLAFCIAASANLPVILYTVYWKKFNTSGAVTAMLTGLFSALILVSISPSVFSPVEGAALFTGDPLFPLSNPALVSVPLGFLGGYLGTVLSKEANSKRYAKVKVKANTGFREAE
- a CDS encoding flavodoxin domain-containing protein, with translation MTKVLVIYASMTGSTEMMAEAMCDHIRELGHEADLKSFDFEPLDSVQDMLAYDGILIGSYTWDDDLPFEVEDFYDELDNVNLSGKLIGVFGSCDSFYPVYGAALETIANKVSERGAALYGDKLKIELEPDNKDIETCKQFAEGLLQKIS